TTGCGCCCTGCACGCTTGCACCATAGCCGCCGCTTTTTACGGCATTGATAATGTCATCTGTTGAGAGGGCGGTATCGTCATATTCCACGACCATGCTGTTCTGCAGCAGATTTACGTTTACAGTCTGAATCCCCTCCAGCTTGCCGACTGCCTTTTCCACATGAGCAGAGCAGGCGGAGCAGGTCATCCCGGTTACGTCAAATTTTTGTTTCAAAGGGGAGCACCTCCTTTTTCTTTTGAATATAAAAAATTCTTATTTGATTACTTTACCCATAATTTCAATTAACTCATCAATTTTTTCATCCCGTTCCGCAGCCGTTTCGGCATTGCGGACGCAGGTTTTCAGATGTGCGGAAAGCACTTCCTTATTGGCTTTATTGAGAATCGCCATGGTTGCCATCAGCTGATGGGAAATATCAATGCAGTAGCGATCCTCCTCGATCATGTTGAGGATGCCGTCAATCTGCCCTCTGGCGGTTTTCAGCAGCGTGCCTACCTTTTTTTTATCTGCCTGCATGTGTCTCTCTCCTCTCTCTTAAGCACCCCCACCCCCTGGGGGAGGGTACGGATGTATTATAGTATTCCTTTCGGAAAAAGACAAGACTCTATTTGATAAAAAATTCTCTTTTTTATTTTGAAAAATATACGGACAAATAAAAAAGAGTAAATCCGGTTGGATTTACTCTTTGCGCTCTCTTTTATTTCAGAACATAAACGGTTGCGTTTCTGACACCCCATCCATAAGCCTCGGATTTGGAGCCGTAGCAAACGTCTACACGGTTGCCCTTAATTGCACCGCCGGTATCTGCGGCAATCGCTGTGCCGTAGCCGGGGATATAAACCTTGGATCCAAGGGGAATCACACGAGGGTCAACAGCAACAGTGCCGTAGCCTGCCTTTGTGCCGGTAGCTGTGATGCCTGTGCAGCCTGCGTCATAGGGGGTATAAGCAGTTACCTTTGCACTGATGGCTTTGGAGTAGCTCATGCCGTTTACGACGTTCTTGGGGCCAACCTCAACGATTTTATCCTGTGCTGCTGTGACTACCTTTTTCTCAACAAACTGTGTATCCACCAGCTCGCTGCCGTGGTAGATTTCTTTTTTGATGACAGATGCAACGCCTTCCTTGCCCTCCTGCACCACGCGGCTTTCGCCGGCTTTCAGGGAGCTGTTTGTGCGTTCTACTGTT
This genomic window from Anaerotignum faecicola contains:
- a CDS encoding G5 and 3D domain-containing protein, whose product is MKTHLRVFAIVVFILVIGCGTASAYSKSESMQSVVINMDGAPRMVSTDKETVGELLEDLADTIDTEFYLEDAKESDPIEAMMTLSLTSVTEKTVATTEAIAYKTVERTNSSLKAGESRVVQEGKEGVASVIKKEIYHGSELVDTQFVEKKVVTAAQDKIVEVGPKNVVNGMSYSKAISAKVTAYTPYDAGCTGITATGTKAGYGTVAVDPRVIPLGSKVYIPGYGTAIAADTGGAIKGNRVDVCYGSKSEAYGWGVRNATVYVLK
- a CDS encoding metal-sensing transcriptional repressor, which translates into the protein MQADKKKVGTLLKTARGQIDGILNMIEEDRYCIDISHQLMATMAILNKANKEVLSAHLKTCVRNAETAAERDEKIDELIEIMGKVIK